The genome window CGTCTTCGGCCCGGCCTACAAGGGCATCCCGCTCGCGACCTCGACGACGGACAAGCTCGCCGAGCTGGACCCCGAAACTTACGGCACCACGTGCTACTCGTTCGACCGCAAGGAGGCCAAGGACCACGGCGAGGGCGGCAACATTGTCGGCGCGCCGCTCAAGGGCAAGAAGGTTCTCATCGTCGACGACGTCATCACCGCGGGAACCGCCAAGCGCGAGGCCATTGCCAAGATCCGCAAGGAGGGCGGCGAGGTCGTCGGCATCGTCGTCGCGCTCGACCGCATGGAGAAGCTCCCCGCTGCTGATGGCGACGACAGCAAGCCTGGACCCAGCGCCATGGGCGAGATCAAGAAGGAGTACGGCATCCCCATCTTTGCCATCCTGACGCTCGACGACATCATTGAGGGTGCCAAGAGCTTTGCATCCGCTGAGGATATCAAGCGCACTGAGGAGTACCGTGCCAAGTACAAGGCTACCGATTAAATCTTGAGAGCCAGCTCCAAAGCCAGAGAACGGGGACGGTTTAGAGTTGTGGGCAGACGTGATCTTCTGAATTTCACGCTCAACGGTCGGCGCTCGTATGGATGGTTGGGATGAATGAATGCGATCGAATGAAGGGAACTTTATAGGACCCCTCGGGTCAAGGCGCATAGGATGATAAAAGTGATTTGGGAAGTGACTTTGCAGTACCTGCAAAACCTCACGCAAAGAAATACAGGCCGAACAGGGGACACTGTGAAAGATCGTATCTTAATTTTGCCTTGCTCGCCCTCATCCAGGTGGCAAGACATTCTATGTCATGTCCTCATCGTTAAGGTAGTTTCCGGCCCTGTCGTCTCATGATGCTAccgcccttttttttttcttttttttttttcttggaGATTGTATAATCTCGCGGTAACTAGGTCGACAACGACGACTTGATaacaaaagaagaaaaagaaaagaaaagaaaagcaaGGCCATCATGCAAAAGTGAGGTTGTTTAGAGTTGACAACCCACCCAGTATGCCACTCCCAGTTCCTCCCGGTTTGTTTGTCTCAAAACAAACAGGGGCGTTCTTGTCCCGTCTAGAGCTCGGATAGTCGTAGCTCACAGGAAAGGACTgcgaagaaaaaaaagacgggGAGAAAGTCCCACAATGGTTTCAGTGACCGCGGCGGCACTACTCGGCGGACGCCTTAAGGGCATCGGGACCCTTTTTGGGCGGGCCGGAAAGTTCAATGACCTGATATCATGTTAGTCGTTTCGCCAAAAGGGATGGTAGGCATCATTATGCATGTACCATGTCATTCCAGCCGCCACCAGCGAAAGACGCCTTGCTAGGACCGACGCGCTTGAAGCCGAAGCGCTGGTAGTAGCTAACCAACCACTGCCGGTTCGTCAGCAACTTGCAAGATTTCAAGAGCCAGGGTAGCTCAGTGAGCTAGAGGAAGCTTACGTCCTTGCAGATCAGCGCAATGCGGTCCGCAACGCCAGAGTTGTTGATCTGCTGCAGGTACGACTTCATGAGAAGCTTGCCGAGACCCAGGCCCTGGAGCTTGGGGTCGATGGCAAAGGAGTGCAGGCACAGCGTGCGACCCATGATCTTGTGGCCGACATCCGTGCTCTTGGCCGACTTTTGATCGCGCCAGTTGTCCGGGTAGGCCATGTCGTCGTCGCTGACGACGGGGCCGTCGCCGAGGGTCGCGACGGCGTGGCCGAGGAGGACCAGCTTGGCTCCGTTGGCGCGACCTGTCTCGACGGGGCTAGCGACGGTCATGGTCGAGAGAGGGAAAGCCTCGGCCTCGGCCGGGACGACGCTGCAGAAGAGACCTGTGGAGATATCTGAGCAGGTCGCGAGGCGGTACATGAACTATGATGAGGTGTGTAAGCTTTGCGTGAACCTTTGATTCCGCGTGATCTGCCTATGAGATGCTACGCGACCTATCCGTCCGCCGACGATAGAAACTCGCAGAACTCTCATTTCCATGAATGAGGCGAGCTCTGCATAAATTTGGCTCGGCGGAACACCCAGACTCGATGGCGCAAGGAGAAGAGATTGGGAAAAGGGACGCAGGGGAACTGCGAAGAAAGACAGGGACAAATCGGCTCACCTTGACGCGGGTAGCGCGATGACTCGGATCAGGGAACGCAGCGTCCTCGAGGGCGACGCAAGACTCGAGATTCGACTCGGTCAGCGGCAACACCAAAGGGCTCCATTTGAAAGGAACGATATGCTGGATCGTCCGACGCTGCGTCTGTTGCTTCTTCTTCAGCTCGGACTGCGACATCTGAGTCTCGATGTA of Colletotrichum lupini chromosome 8, complete sequence contains these proteins:
- a CDS encoding orotate phosphoribosyltransferase, giving the protein MSSQLAPYKQDFLKAAIAGGVLKFGSFELKSKRISPYFFNAGDFYRADLLRAISVAYAHTVIEARKSSGLAFDIVFGPAYKGIPLATSTTDKLAELDPETYGTTCYSFDRKEAKDHGEGGNIVGAPLKGKKVLIVDDVITAGTAKREAIAKIRKEGGEVVGIVVALDRMEKLPAADGDDSKPGPSAMGEIKKEYGIPIFAILTLDDIIEGAKSFASAEDIKRTEEYRAKYKATD